Part of the Pseudobdellovibrionaceae bacterium genome is shown below.
TTGATTTCGAATTGCCAAACTATAAACATATTCTTGCGGATGTCGCCGACGAAAAAGCTGTTTCTGGAATTTTTACTTTCATTCGCAAGGAGTTTGGGCGACTCGATAATTTAATAAACAATGCTGGAATAGCATCGATGAACCATAGCCTGTTAACGCCACTTTCAACAGTTGAAAAGGTGCTGAGCACAAACTTCGTTGGTACCTTCTTATTTTGTCGAGAAGCCGCAAAACTTATGAGACGCAATAAAGTAGGTCGCATCGTTAATTTTACAACCGTTGCTGTCCCCCTACAACTCGATGGCGAATCCGTTTATGCATCGTCAAAGGCTGCTGTTGGAACTCTAACAGAAATCTTAGCCAAAGAACTTGGTAGCTTTGGGATTACAGTGAATGCCATT
Proteins encoded:
- a CDS encoding SDR family oxidoreductase, producing MTQNKVTLITGTRKGIGRTLAEHFVKQGHMVVGCSRSPIDFELPNYKHILADVADEKAVSGIFTFIRKEFGRLDNLINNAGIASMNHSLLTPLSTVEKVLSTNFVGTFLFCREAAKLMRRNKVGRIVNFTTVAVPLQLDGESVYASSKAAVGTLTEILAKELGSFGITVNAIGPTPIDTDLIRAVPKEKINDLLLKQSIQRMGTVDDVINVIDFFLSDRSSFITGQKIYLGGVS